The Halanaerobium praevalens DSM 2228 genome contains a region encoding:
- the galE gene encoding UDP-glucose 4-epimerase GalE gives MKILVTGGAGYIGSHVLKALLKAKHQVITLDNLQKGHLKAVTGGEFIEGDLADKKLLNQIFQKNKIEGVIHLAADSLVGESMQNPAKYYRNNFNNGINLLEAMVKNDVKNIVFSSTAAVYGEPKEIPIKEDNPTQPTNTYGESKLFFEKALKRYQQIHDLNFISLRYFNAAGADPEIEIGEAHSPETHLIPLVLDTALKIRDKIYIFGDDYPTRDGSCIRDYIHVNDLASAHLLALKALANGHKSAIYNLGNGAGYSVKEVIETVKKVTNCEFEVEVSARRSGDPAVLIASSEKIKNDLNWQPQYSELEKIISTAWKWHQSGGFN, from the coding sequence ATGAAAATTCTTGTAACAGGAGGAGCAGGTTATATAGGCAGTCATGTTTTAAAAGCACTACTAAAAGCAAAACATCAAGTAATTACTTTAGATAATTTACAAAAAGGTCATTTAAAAGCAGTTACTGGAGGTGAATTTATAGAAGGAGATTTAGCTGATAAAAAACTTTTGAATCAGATTTTTCAAAAAAATAAAATTGAAGGAGTGATTCATTTAGCAGCTGATAGTTTAGTTGGAGAATCAATGCAAAATCCAGCTAAATATTATCGAAATAATTTTAATAATGGAATTAATCTTTTAGAAGCAATGGTTAAAAATGATGTCAAAAATATTGTTTTTTCATCTACAGCAGCAGTTTATGGAGAGCCCAAAGAAATTCCAATTAAAGAAGATAATCCAACTCAGCCTACAAATACATATGGGGAAAGCAAATTGTTTTTTGAAAAAGCATTAAAACGCTATCAACAAATTCATGATTTAAATTTCATTTCTTTACGTTATTTTAATGCTGCTGGAGCAGACCCTGAAATAGAAATCGGTGAGGCTCATAGTCCAGAAACTCATTTAATTCCTTTAGTTTTAGATACCGCCCTCAAAATTAGAGATAAAATTTATATTTTTGGTGATGATTATCCAACTCGAGATGGTAGCTGTATTAGAGATTATATCCATGTTAATGATCTTGCTTCTGCCCATCTTTTAGCTTTAAAAGCCCTAGCTAATGGTCATAAGAGTGCAATTTATAATTTAGGTAATGGAGCAGGATATTCTGTCAAAGAAGTTATAGAAACTGTTAAAAAAGTTACTAATTGTGAATTTGAAGTTGAAGTTTCAGCCAGGAGATCAGGAGATCCAGCAGTTTTAATTGCAAGTTCTGAAAAAATAAAAAATGATTTAAATTGGCAACCTCAGTATTCAGAATTAGAAAAGATTATTTCTACAGCTTGGAAATGGCATCAAAGTGGAGGTTTTAATTAA
- a CDS encoding putative metalloprotease CJM1_0395 family protein, whose product MMSLASASLNSQPIPGWAIKSKTNNNNSNSTSKDIDLGLNNSENKKNQNNSFDNAINNPNSLAEGKNENKEDENSAKAEFSESEQREIEKLKRRDREVRAHEMAHQSAGGQYAGTASYSYTTGPDNRRYAVGGSVDIETSPAKTPEETVKKADQIKRAATAPANPSSADLQIAAKATRMKMQAQSKVNQKTMSQPESENEDTFENKTEEKNNNNKFENKYLINKRNNSYQKSNIELKTQNRWAA is encoded by the coding sequence ATGATGTCACTGGCATCAGCATCACTAAATAGTCAACCAATTCCGGGCTGGGCTATTAAGTCTAAGACTAATAATAATAATAGTAATTCTACCTCTAAAGATATTGATTTAGGTTTAAATAATTCTGAAAATAAAAAAAATCAAAATAATAGTTTTGATAATGCAATTAATAATCCCAATAGCTTGGCTGAAGGGAAGAATGAAAATAAGGAAGATGAAAATTCAGCAAAAGCTGAATTTAGTGAATCTGAACAGCGAGAAATAGAAAAACTGAAAAGAAGAGATAGAGAGGTTAGAGCACATGAGATGGCTCATCAATCAGCTGGAGGTCAATATGCTGGTACAGCATCTTATAGCTACACAACAGGGCCGGATAATAGGCGTTATGCTGTTGGTGGTTCAGTTGATATCGAAACTTCTCCAGCCAAGACACCAGAAGAAACTGTTAAGAAGGCAGATCAAATTAAAAGAGCTGCCACAGCTCCTGCAAACCCCTCTTCTGCTGATTTACAAATTGCAGCTAAGGCCACAAGAATGAAAATGCAGGCTCAAAGTAAAGTAAATCAAAAAACAATGTCTCAACCTGAATCTGAAAATGAGGACACTTTTGAAAATAAAACTGAAGAGAAAAATAATAATAATAAATTTGAAAATAAATATTTAATCAATAAAAGAAATAATTCTTATCAAAAATCTAATATTGAACTAAAAACTCAAAATAGATGGGCTGCCTAA
- a CDS encoding MFS transporter has translation MIKNKQRLIILAFTMMLTHGIINNLRGQVGPYIINDLKLNYSQLGFLLSFISIGAMSIFFLSGKIIEKYGLYKLLSYGLIHTTAALLSVHYAQNYYSLIFSLFLLGSGLTIINIIAVNITSITYSKKRGKMINLLHLFYGVGGIIAPYFVTFVLKSGFKWSYSFLFSIIFIIFIFFELKKVKIPKIEASSKKLMRTTKDLLTDKKVILFSSIIFLQIGVEFSLVTWLAPFLKDVQGRTDLFISFYLSLFFISFTLGRLAASFIVEKIGYYDFLLISGVISIILISTALIGGPAYTILIPLSGLFLAVQVPTLQALILDTFAESGIKVVGFAQTAGMIGLTVISNWVVGFINDLIGLKAGFSFLVLILIISVILTYYLKKTTKKTLLN, from the coding sequence ATGATTAAAAATAAGCAGCGTTTAATAATATTAGCTTTTACCATGATGTTGACTCATGGAATAATAAATAATTTAAGGGGCCAGGTAGGCCCCTATATAATTAATGATCTAAAACTTAATTATAGTCAACTTGGTTTCTTGTTATCTTTTATTTCAATTGGAGCTATGTCTATTTTCTTTTTGAGTGGAAAAATTATAGAAAAGTATGGACTTTATAAGCTGCTTTCTTATGGTTTAATCCATACCACAGCAGCATTATTAAGTGTTCATTATGCTCAAAATTATTATAGCTTAATTTTTTCTCTTTTTTTACTTGGCTCAGGTTTAACAATTATCAACATAATTGCAGTAAATATTACTTCAATTACTTATAGTAAAAAAAGAGGGAAAATGATTAATCTACTGCATCTATTTTATGGAGTTGGAGGGATAATTGCTCCTTATTTTGTAACCTTTGTTTTAAAATCTGGTTTTAAGTGGTCATATTCTTTTTTATTTTCTATAATTTTTATTATTTTTATTTTTTTTGAACTCAAAAAAGTTAAAATACCAAAGATTGAAGCTAGTTCTAAAAAACTAATGAGAACTACCAAAGATTTACTAACTGATAAAAAAGTTATTTTATTTTCCTCTATTATTTTTTTACAAATAGGAGTAGAGTTTTCTTTAGTAACTTGGCTTGCCCCTTTTTTAAAAGATGTTCAGGGTAGAACTGATTTATTTATAAGTTTTTATTTATCCTTATTTTTTATTAGTTTTACTTTAGGTAGATTAGCTGCAAGTTTTATAGTTGAAAAGATTGGTTATTATGATTTTCTTTTAATCAGTGGTGTAATCTCAATTATTTTAATTAGTACTGCTTTAATTGGAGGTCCAGCCTATACAATTTTAATACCTCTTTCAGGTCTTTTTTTAGCAGTCCAAGTTCCTACTCTTCAGGCCTTGATTTTAGATACTTTTGCTGAAAGTGGAATTAAAGTTGTTGGTTTTGCTCAAACAGCTGGAATGATTGGTTTAACAGTTATTTCTAATTGGGTGGTGGGCTTTATTAATGATTTGATTGGTTTAAAAGCAGGTTTCAGCTTTTTAGTTCTAATCTTAATTATTTCAGTAATACTTACCTATTATTTAAAAAAAACAACTAAAAAAACACTGCTTAATTAA
- a CDS encoding class I SAM-dependent methyltransferase: MTDKRFEPAKKKKLYSQKRFEHLKPVEMLKNLNLKNGDIMIDVGAGNGFFSLPAAEIVGEKGKVYSVDVEIDMLLDLKHRAQKTGLTDRIEIVKSNVNSANLRERADFMLFAYLLHEVEAPEKFLRNYFKFLKKGSKVIFIEWDTKKREEGPPIAHRIESEALKLMLAKENLTKIKEKSIAYNSYLISAIKA; the protein is encoded by the coding sequence ATGACTGATAAAAGATTTGAGCCAGCTAAAAAGAAAAAATTATATTCTCAAAAGAGATTTGAACATTTAAAACCAGTTGAAATGTTAAAAAATTTAAATTTAAAAAATGGAGATATAATGATAGATGTTGGAGCAGGCAATGGATTTTTTTCTCTTCCCGCTGCTGAGATTGTTGGCGAAAAAGGTAAAGTTTATTCAGTTGATGTAGAAATTGATATGCTCTTAGATTTAAAACATAGAGCTCAAAAAACAGGTTTAACAGATAGAATTGAAATAGTAAAAAGTAATGTTAATTCTGCTAATTTAAGAGAGAGAGCAGATTTTATGTTATTTGCTTATTTATTACATGAAGTAGAAGCACCAGAAAAGTTTCTAAGAAATTATTTTAAATTTCTTAAAAAGGGTTCAAAAGTAATTTTTATTGAGTGGGATACTAAAAAAAGAGAAGAAGGGCCACCAATTGCACATAGAATTGAAAGTGAAGCATTAAAATTAATGTTGGCCAAAGAAAATTTAACAAAGATTAAAGAAAAAAGTATAGCTTATAATTCTTATTTAATAAGTGCAATTAAAGCTTAA